One window of Mediterraneibacter butyricigenes genomic DNA carries:
- a CDS encoding phosphoribosylformylglycinamidine synthase yields the protein MGQVRRVYVEKKPEFAVQAKALRHEIRHYLGIMAVTGVRELIRYDVENIEEDTFEKACRGVFAEPPVDFLYQEDFPRDEEDTVFSVEFLPGQFDQRADSAEQCVQFIKEDEKPVIKTAVTYVIRGKITEEELAAIKNHCINPVDSRETGLEKPETLVTEFEEPEDIKTYEGFCRMDETALKALYDSLGLAMTFKDFQHIQHYFTEEEKRDPSVTEIRVLDTYWSDHCRHTTFSTELKEVKIDEGDYKAPIEKTYQQYVKDHQDMYGDRKDKFICLMDLALMAMRKLKKEGKLQDQEESDEINACSIVVPIKVSGKTEEWLINFKNETHNHPTEIEPFGGAATCLGGAIRDPLSGRTYVYQAMRVTGAADPTVSVAETLKGKLPQKKLVRGAASGYSSYGNQIGLATGLVKEIYHPDYVAKRMEIGAVMGAAPRRAVIRETSDPGDAIILLGGRTGRDGCGGATGSSKVHTEESIETCGAEVQKGNPPTERKIQRLFRREEVSHLIKKCNDFGAGGVSVAIGELADGLIVDLDKVKKKYAGLDGTEIAISESQERMAVVVDPKDVEQFLAYAKEENLEATEVAVVTEKPRLVLVWRGKEIVNLSRAFLDTNGAHQETNVEVELPKKEESLFLPKEVRGEVKETWLNLLSDLNVCSQKGLVEMFDGSIGAGSVFMPHGGKYQMTETQTMIAKVPVMNGTTDSVSMMSYGFDPYLSSWSPYHGAVYAVVESVAKIVAAGGDYRKIRFTFQEYFRRMTEDPKRWSQPFAALLGAYEAQLGFGLPAIGGKDSMSGTFQEIDVPPTLVSFAVDMATEKDVITPELKSAGNKLVRIRIARDAYDLPVYEKVMEQYGHVTEDIRAGRIMSAYVLDRHGLAAAFAKMAFGNKMGVKVDPSLSKETLFETGFGEILAEVKADSLDQLQADYEVVGTVTEEPVLVYGEVKIALDEAEEAWKKTLENVFATKSEASEEKEVETKLFRTDKVHICSHKIGQPTVFIPVFPGTNCEYDSAKAFERAGAKVITKVFKNLDAADIRDSVAEFEAAIAKAQIMMFPGGFSAGDEPDGSAKFFATAFQNAKIKEAVEKLLNEQDGLALGICNGFQALIKLGLVPYGKITGQAEDAPTLTYNTIGRHISKMVYTKVMTNKSPWLAGAELGGVYTNPASHGEGRFVASEAWLKQLEENGQIATRYCDPNGQITMDEEWNVNGSYGAIEGITSPDGRVLGKMAHSERRGDSVAINIYGEQDLKIFESGVNYFR from the coding sequence ATGGGACAGGTAAGACGTGTTTATGTTGAAAAGAAACCAGAGTTTGCTGTACAGGCAAAGGCGTTACGACACGAAATCAGACACTATCTTGGAATTATGGCAGTGACCGGAGTGCGGGAGCTGATTCGATATGATGTGGAAAATATAGAGGAGGATACATTTGAAAAAGCTTGCAGAGGTGTGTTTGCAGAGCCGCCGGTAGATTTTCTGTATCAGGAAGATTTTCCGAGAGATGAGGAAGATACAGTTTTTTCTGTAGAATTTCTTCCAGGCCAGTTCGATCAGAGAGCAGATTCTGCGGAGCAGTGCGTCCAGTTTATTAAAGAAGATGAAAAGCCGGTGATCAAAACGGCTGTGACCTATGTGATTCGGGGAAAGATTACGGAAGAGGAACTGGCTGCCATTAAGAATCACTGTATCAACCCGGTGGATTCCCGAGAGACAGGACTGGAAAAACCGGAAACACTGGTGACAGAATTTGAAGAACCGGAAGATATCAAGACGTATGAAGGCTTCTGTCGGATGGATGAAACCGCGTTAAAAGCACTGTATGATTCTCTGGGACTGGCAATGACATTCAAGGATTTTCAGCATATTCAGCATTATTTTACGGAAGAAGAAAAAAGGGATCCGTCAGTGACAGAGATCCGGGTTCTGGATACTTACTGGTCAGATCATTGTCGTCATACGACTTTTTCCACGGAATTAAAAGAGGTAAAGATTGATGAGGGAGATTATAAAGCACCAATCGAAAAGACTTATCAGCAATATGTGAAAGACCATCAGGACATGTACGGAGATCGCAAAGACAAGTTTATCTGTCTGATGGATCTGGCATTGATGGCGATGCGGAAACTGAAAAAAGAAGGAAAACTTCAGGATCAGGAAGAATCGGATGAGATCAATGCATGCAGTATTGTTGTTCCGATCAAAGTAAGCGGAAAGACAGAAGAATGGCTGATTAACTTTAAAAATGAGACACATAACCATCCGACAGAGATTGAGCCTTTTGGTGGAGCTGCAACCTGCCTTGGCGGTGCAATCCGTGATCCGCTGTCAGGAAGAACTTATGTATATCAGGCAATGCGTGTGACCGGTGCGGCAGATCCGACGGTTTCGGTGGCAGAGACACTGAAAGGAAAGCTTCCGCAGAAGAAACTGGTACGGGGAGCAGCAAGCGGTTACAGTTCTTATGGAAACCAGATCGGACTGGCAACGGGACTGGTAAAAGAAATTTATCACCCGGATTATGTTGCAAAACGTATGGAAATCGGTGCGGTTATGGGAGCTGCTCCGCGTCGTGCGGTGATTCGTGAGACGTCAGATCCGGGAGATGCAATCATCCTTCTGGGCGGACGAACCGGAAGAGACGGCTGTGGAGGCGCCACCGGATCCTCAAAAGTACATACCGAGGAATCCATTGAAACCTGTGGCGCGGAGGTTCAGAAAGGAAATCCGCCGACAGAGCGTAAGATCCAGAGACTGTTCAGACGGGAAGAAGTCAGCCATCTGATCAAGAAATGTAATGATTTCGGAGCAGGCGGAGTGTCAGTGGCAATCGGAGAACTGGCAGACGGTCTGATCGTAGATCTGGATAAAGTGAAAAAGAAATATGCCGGACTGGACGGAACGGAGATCGCAATTTCCGAGTCTCAGGAACGTATGGCTGTTGTAGTCGATCCGAAAGACGTAGAACAGTTCCTGGCTTATGCAAAAGAAGAAAACCTGGAAGCAACAGAGGTTGCCGTTGTAACAGAGAAACCGAGACTGGTTCTGGTATGGAGAGGAAAAGAGATTGTCAATCTTTCCCGTGCATTTCTGGATACAAATGGTGCGCACCAGGAAACCAATGTAGAAGTAGAACTTCCGAAAAAAGAAGAAAGCCTGTTCCTTCCGAAAGAAGTGAGGGGTGAAGTAAAGGAAACCTGGCTGAACTTACTGAGTGATCTGAATGTGTGCTCCCAGAAGGGACTGGTGGAGATGTTTGATGGCTCTATTGGTGCCGGATCTGTGTTTATGCCTCACGGCGGAAAATATCAGATGACAGAGACACAGACCATGATCGCAAAAGTTCCGGTGATGAACGGAACCACAGACAGTGTATCCATGATGAGTTATGGATTTGATCCTTATCTGTCCAGCTGGAGTCCGTATCATGGAGCGGTTTATGCAGTCGTAGAATCTGTGGCAAAGATTGTGGCAGCGGGTGGAGATTACCGGAAGATCCGTTTTACTTTTCAGGAATATTTCCGCAGAATGACAGAAGATCCAAAACGCTGGAGTCAGCCGTTTGCAGCACTTCTGGGTGCTTATGAGGCACAGCTTGGATTTGGACTTCCGGCCATCGGAGGAAAGGACAGTATGTCCGGAACTTTCCAGGAGATCGATGTGCCACCGACGCTGGTATCCTTTGCAGTGGATATGGCGACAGAAAAAGATGTGATCACACCGGAACTTAAGAGTGCCGGAAACAAACTGGTCAGAATCCGGATTGCACGGGATGCTTATGATCTGCCGGTATATGAAAAAGTAATGGAACAGTATGGACATGTAACAGAAGATATCCGTGCGGGAAGAATCATGTCTGCGTATGTTTTGGATCGTCACGGTCTGGCAGCCGCATTTGCCAAGATGGCATTTGGAAACAAGATGGGTGTGAAAGTGGATCCGTCTCTTTCGAAAGAAACGTTGTTTGAGACAGGTTTCGGAGAAATTCTGGCAGAAGTAAAAGCGGACAGTCTGGATCAGTTACAGGCAGATTACGAGGTTGTCGGTACAGTGACAGAAGAGCCGGTTCTGGTCTACGGTGAAGTGAAGATCGCACTGGATGAGGCAGAGGAAGCATGGAAAAAGACACTGGAAAATGTGTTTGCAACCAAGTCTGAAGCAAGCGAAGAAAAAGAAGTGGAGACAAAGCTGTTCCGGACGGACAAGGTACATATCTGCAGTCACAAGATTGGCCAGCCGACCGTATTTATTCCGGTATTTCCGGGTACAAACTGTGAATACGACAGTGCAAAAGCCTTTGAACGTGCCGGTGCAAAGGTGATTACAAAGGTATTTAAGAATCTGGATGCGGCAGACATCAGAGACTCCGTGGCAGAATTCGAAGCAGCGATCGCAAAAGCTCAGATCATGATGTTCCCGGGTGGATTCAGTGCCGGAGATGAACCGGACGGATCGGCAAAATTCTTTGCGACAGCATTCCAGAATGCGAAGATTAAAGAAGCAGTAGAAAAACTTCTGAATGAACAGGACGGACTGGCACTTGGAATCTGTAACGGATTCCAGGCTCTGATCAAGCTGGGACTGGTTCCTTACGGCAAGATCACCGGACAGGCAGAAGATGCCCCAACGTTGACTTACAATACGATCGGACGTCATATTTCCAAGATGGTATATACCAAAGTGATGACCAACAAATCCCCATGGCTTGCAGGCGCAGAACTCGGGGGAGTCTATACCAATCCGGCCTCTCACGGTGAGGGTAGATTTGTGGCAAGCGAAGCCTGGTTAAAACAATTGGAAGAGAACGGACAGATTGCGACCAGATACTGCGATCCGAACGGACAGATCACGATGGACGAAGAGTGGAACGTAAACGGATCTTACGGCGCAATCGAAGGAATCACGAGTCCGGACGGAAGAGTGCTTGGAAAGATGGCACATTCAGAGCGAAGAGGAGATTCTGTGGCAATCAATATCTATGGCGAACAGGATCTGAAGATTTTTGAATCCGGTGTGAACTATTTCAGGTAA
- a CDS encoding TIGR01906 family membrane protein: MQQKKVLQSVTGLILALAMILVILITSFQYAAYGDYSFYRKEYDKYDVYSEVHMEPKEVMKVTRTMMKYLIGKKKELSITTVVDWKVQDFFNEQDRLHMADVKNLFLGGLFLRRCCLVLMAICLGLLIRWKVDLKECLTRSWFLAVSVFFLILLVLGFLISRDFTAVFTKFHELFFNNDLWLLDPETDYMIRILPEGFFLDMTLRIGKIFGAALLGVSAICGLVRKISIDYK, encoded by the coding sequence ATGCAACAAAAGAAAGTGTTACAATCCGTAACAGGACTGATCCTGGCGCTGGCGATGATTCTTGTGATTCTGATCACATCTTTTCAATATGCGGCGTATGGGGATTATTCCTTTTACAGAAAAGAGTATGACAAATATGATGTTTATTCCGAGGTTCATATGGAACCCAAAGAAGTCATGAAAGTGACGCGCACGATGATGAAATATCTGATCGGGAAAAAGAAGGAACTTTCTATTACGACTGTCGTAGACTGGAAGGTTCAGGATTTCTTTAACGAACAGGATAGGCTACATATGGCGGATGTAAAGAATCTGTTCCTCGGCGGACTGTTTCTGAGGCGATGTTGTCTTGTACTGATGGCAATCTGTCTGGGGCTTCTGATCCGCTGGAAGGTAGATCTGAAAGAATGTCTCACCAGATCCTGGTTTCTGGCAGTGTCGGTCTTTTTCCTGATATTGCTGGTGCTGGGATTCCTGATATCCAGAGATTTTACGGCGGTGTTTACAAAATTTCATGAGCTGTTTTTTAATAATGATCTCTGGCTGTTGGATCCGGAGACGGACTATATGATCCGGATTCTTCCGGAAGGGTTCTTCTTGGATATGACACTTCGAATTGGCAAAATCTTTGGAGCGGCACTGCTTGGGGTGTCCGCAATCTGTGGGCTTGTAAGAAAAATTAGCATAGATTATAAATAA
- a CDS encoding LysR family transcriptional regulator, producing the protein MDINYELYKVFYYVALSLSFSEASKHLFISQSAVSQSIKTLERKLDQKLFIRSTKRVQLTPEGEILLRHIEPAMNLIQRGEAQLTDAAKTGGQIRIGASDTICRYFLVPYLERFHKEFPHVHIKVLNQTSIRCVELLETGQVDLIVVNYPNSYLSNVSSIKKIRTFRDIFIANQAFSELKDRKLSFKELSQYPILMLDRKSTTSEFLHRLFLQHQLDLVPEVELSSNDLLIDLARIGLGIAFIPDYCLKEVSSDLFEVKTQETLPERELVVAYSEQIPVSKATQAFLNYF; encoded by the coding sequence ATGGATATTAATTACGAACTTTATAAGGTCTTTTATTATGTTGCTTTATCTCTCAGCTTTTCCGAAGCTTCCAAGCATCTGTTCATCTCCCAGTCTGCCGTCAGTCAGTCTATCAAGACGCTGGAACGCAAACTGGACCAGAAGCTGTTTATCCGAAGTACCAAACGGGTTCAGCTTACTCCGGAAGGCGAGATCTTACTGCGCCATATCGAACCTGCCATGAATCTGATCCAGCGTGGGGAAGCACAGCTTACCGACGCCGCAAAGACCGGAGGACAGATCCGGATCGGTGCCAGTGACACCATCTGCCGTTATTTCCTGGTTCCTTACCTGGAACGTTTCCATAAGGAATTTCCCCATGTCCACATCAAGGTCCTGAACCAGACTTCCATCCGATGTGTGGAACTTCTGGAAACCGGTCAGGTGGATCTGATCGTAGTCAATTATCCCAACTCCTATTTAAGTAACGTCTCTTCGATCAAGAAAATCCGTACTTTCCGGGATATTTTCATCGCAAACCAGGCGTTCTCAGAACTGAAAGACCGAAAGCTTTCTTTCAAAGAGCTTTCCCAGTATCCCATCCTGATGCTGGATCGCAAGAGTACCACCAGTGAATTCCTTCACCGTCTGTTTTTACAGCATCAACTGGATCTTGTTCCGGAAGTCGAACTCAGCAGTAATGATCTGCTGATCGACCTTGCCCGGATCGGTCTTGGCATCGCTTTCATTCCGGATTATTGCCTGAAAGAAGTTTCTTCTGATCTGTTTGAAGTAAAGACTCAGGAAACACTGCCGGAACGTGAACTGGTCGTTGCCTACTCTGAACAGATTCCTGTCTCCAAAGCAACTCAGGCTTTCCTGAATTACTTTTAA
- a CDS encoding ATP-dependent DNA helicase: MEEKVVRISVRNLVEFILREGDIDNRISGSMDSTLMQLGSKIHRKIQKRMGSAYRAEVPLKLQIPAEGFVLQIEGRADGILEEEDHVMIDEIKGVMKELTSITEPIGVHLAQARCYAYIYALQNQWEEMGVQLTYCNMENEEIKRFQETLNFQELEHWFLDVVHQYEKWARFRIQWREKRNRSIKALEFPFPYREGQKDLAVSVYRTILRKKKLFVQAPTGVGKTMATIFPTVKAVGEGLGEKIFYLTAKTITRTVAEQAFQTLKEQELQMKVITLTAKEKICFCEEMECNPDACPYAKGHFDRVNDAMYDLLTTADDMDRSTLEEQAKKHRVCPFELSLDLSEWADAVICDYNYVFDPNAHLKRFFGEGTKEEYLFLVDEAHNLVERGREMYSAVLYKEEILEVQKLVRLEAAKLAKALRECNKQFLELKRECENYRVQTSVSHIALKLMNVLTELEDYLEKRRGEEIHSEILDFFFKVRNFLYIYERLDDHYVIYTELEENGRFKLKLACMNPAENLQEYLDMGNSTIFFSATFLPIHYYKKLLSTGTDDYAIYIRSSFPVQNRRILLGMDVTTKYTMRGMDMYEKYASYLLKITAEKRGNYLVFFPSYRFMESVLEKVKDRMEREAFSVKCLVQEPYMDEAQREAFLDAFGKTQKTAEEGTNEETKAETLLGFCVLGGVFSEGIDLTRDSLIGAIIVGTGLPQVCNDREILKAYFDSQNLPGFDYAYRYPGMNKVLQAAGRVIRTEEDRGIIVLLDERFQGTKNRAIFPKEWSDCTTGNEETILKEVKDFWQSP; the protein is encoded by the coding sequence ATGGAAGAAAAAGTGGTTCGGATTTCGGTCCGTAATCTCGTAGAGTTTATTTTGCGGGAAGGAGATATAGACAATCGAATATCAGGAAGTATGGACAGCACTCTGATGCAGCTCGGAAGTAAGATCCATCGGAAGATCCAGAAGAGGATGGGAAGTGCTTATCGGGCAGAAGTTCCGTTGAAACTTCAGATTCCGGCGGAGGGATTTGTCCTCCAGATTGAAGGAAGGGCCGATGGAATCCTGGAAGAAGAGGATCATGTAATGATCGATGAGATCAAAGGGGTTATGAAAGAGTTGACTTCCATCACCGAACCAATAGGCGTACATCTGGCTCAGGCCAGATGTTATGCCTATATTTATGCTCTTCAGAATCAATGGGAGGAGATGGGGGTACAACTGACCTACTGTAACATGGAAAACGAAGAGATCAAACGGTTTCAGGAAACGTTAAATTTTCAGGAACTGGAACACTGGTTTTTGGATGTGGTTCATCAATATGAAAAATGGGCAAGATTTCGGATTCAGTGGAGAGAGAAGCGAAATCGTTCGATAAAAGCACTGGAGTTTCCGTTTCCTTATCGGGAAGGTCAAAAGGATCTGGCAGTTTCGGTATATCGGACGATACTGAGAAAGAAAAAACTGTTTGTTCAGGCTCCCACAGGGGTCGGGAAAACGATGGCGACGATTTTTCCAACTGTAAAAGCCGTGGGGGAAGGATTGGGAGAGAAGATTTTCTATCTGACGGCAAAAACCATTACCCGGACGGTGGCGGAACAGGCATTCCAGACGCTGAAGGAACAGGAACTTCAGATGAAAGTCATCACACTGACAGCGAAGGAAAAGATCTGTTTCTGTGAGGAGATGGAATGTAATCCGGATGCATGTCCTTATGCGAAAGGACATTTTGACCGGGTGAACGATGCAATGTATGATCTGCTGACTACGGCAGACGATATGGATCGCAGCACGCTGGAAGAACAGGCAAAAAAACATCGGGTGTGTCCGTTTGAATTATCTCTGGATCTGTCGGAATGGGCGGATGCAGTCATCTGTGATTATAATTATGTGTTTGATCCCAATGCCCATCTGAAACGTTTTTTCGGTGAGGGGACAAAAGAAGAGTATCTGTTCCTGGTGGACGAAGCTCACAATCTGGTGGAGCGCGGCAGGGAGATGTACAGTGCCGTACTTTATAAAGAAGAGATCCTGGAAGTACAAAAGCTGGTTCGTCTGGAGGCGGCAAAGTTGGCAAAGGCGCTGAGGGAATGCAATAAACAGTTTCTGGAATTGAAACGGGAGTGTGAAAATTACCGGGTGCAGACCAGTGTGTCACATATTGCGTTGAAGCTGATGAATGTGCTGACAGAGTTGGAAGACTATCTGGAGAAACGAAGAGGAGAGGAGATTCACTCGGAAATTCTGGATTTCTTTTTCAAAGTTCGAAATTTTCTTTATATTTATGAGCGGCTTGATGACCACTATGTCATCTATACAGAACTGGAAGAAAATGGCAGATTCAAATTGAAACTTGCCTGTATGAATCCGGCAGAGAATCTGCAGGAATATCTGGATATGGGGAACAGTACGATATTTTTCTCTGCCACATTTCTGCCGATTCATTACTATAAAAAGCTTTTAAGTACCGGAACGGATGATTATGCAATCTACATCCGATCTTCCTTTCCGGTGCAGAACCGAAGGATCCTTCTGGGAATGGATGTGACCACAAAATACACCATGCGCGGAATGGACATGTATGAGAAATATGCAAGTTATCTGCTGAAGATCACTGCGGAAAAACGAGGAAATTATCTGGTGTTTTTTCCATCTTACCGTTTTATGGAGTCGGTGCTGGAGAAAGTGAAAGATCGGATGGAAAGAGAGGCCTTTTCTGTAAAATGTCTGGTACAGGAACCCTATATGGATGAAGCGCAAAGAGAAGCGTTTCTGGATGCTTTTGGCAAAACACAGAAAACGGCGGAGGAAGGCACGAACGAAGAAACAAAGGCAGAAACTTTGCTTGGATTCTGTGTGCTGGGCGGTGTGTTTTCTGAGGGCATTGATCTGACCAGGGACAGCCTGATCGGAGCGATCATCGTGGGAACGGGCTTACCTCAGGTCTGCAATGACAGGGAAATTCTGAAAGCGTATTTTGACAGCCAGAATCTTCCGGGATTTGATTATGCCTATCGTTATCCGGGAATGAACAAAGTGTTGCAGGCAGCAGGAAGAGTGATCCGTACGGAGGAAGATCGGGGGATCATCGTACTTTTGGACGAGAGATTCCAGGGAACAAAAAATCGTGCAATCTTTCCAAAAGAATGGTCGGACTGCACGACGGGAAACGAAGAGACTATTTTAAAAGAAGTAAAAGACTTCTGGCAGAGCCCGTGA
- the dhaM gene encoding dihydroxyacetone kinase phosphoryl donor subunit DhaM encodes MVGFVIVSHSKNLAESVVELTTMMAPDARIRPAGGMEDGSFGTSFEKIQAAIDEIYTEDGVLILMDMGSAVMTTEMVLEMMPDRKVQMVDCPLVEGAVAGTVSAVGGLSFEEIASQLAQSGMEHKF; translated from the coding sequence ATGGTAGGATTTGTTATTGTATCTCACAGTAAGAATCTGGCAGAAAGTGTGGTAGAATTGACTACGATGATGGCTCCGGATGCCAGGATCAGACCGGCGGGAGGCATGGAAGACGGCAGTTTCGGAACCAGTTTTGAGAAGATTCAGGCAGCGATCGATGAAATCTATACAGAAGACGGAGTCCTGATCCTGATGGATATGGGATCTGCGGTTATGACGACCGAGATGGTGCTGGAGATGATGCCGGATCGTAAGGTTCAGATGGTGGACTGCCCGTTGGTGGAAGGCGCCGTGGCGGGTACAGTCAGTGCGGTTGGTGGTCTTTCTTTTGAAGAGATTGCGTCTCAACTGGCACAATCCGGAATGGAACACAAGTTTTAA
- the dhaL gene encoding dihydroxyacetone kinase subunit DhaL, giving the protein MADSKKVIQILQEIAHKIEAEKDFLTKLDQPIGDSDHGINMARGFGEVEKKLPTLEGKDIGTILKTVGMTLVSTVGGASGPLYGSAFLKAGIACAGKEELDLSEFLSVLETATEAVKQRGKSTTEEKTMLDAMVPSLEAMHTKLEEGGDAKAVLSAGVDAAWKGVEHTKDLVATKGRASYVGERGIGHQDPGATSYSDMLEVIRDQI; this is encoded by the coding sequence ATGGCAGACAGTAAAAAAGTAATCCAGATCCTGCAGGAGATCGCTCATAAGATTGAGGCAGAAAAAGATTTTCTGACTAAGTTGGATCAGCCGATTGGTGACAGTGATCACGGGATCAATATGGCAAGAGGATTCGGAGAAGTAGAAAAGAAACTTCCTACATTGGAAGGTAAGGACATCGGCACGATCCTGAAGACGGTCGGTATGACTCTGGTTTCTACGGTTGGAGGAGCATCGGGACCGTTGTACGGATCTGCATTCCTGAAAGCCGGGATTGCATGCGCAGGAAAGGAAGAACTGGATCTTTCGGAGTTTCTGTCGGTGCTTGAGACGGCAACAGAGGCAGTGAAACAGCGCGGAAAATCCACGACAGAAGAAAAGACCATGCTGGATGCAATGGTTCCGTCTCTGGAAGCTATGCATACAAAGCTAGAAGAAGGCGGAGATGCAAAAGCCGTACTGAGTGCAGGTGTGGATGCAGCATGGAAAGGCGTGGAACATACCAAAGATCTGGTGGCAACCAAGGGACGCGCAAGCTATGTGGGAGAACGCGGAATCGGACATCAGGATCCGGGTGCAACGTCTTACAGTGATATGCTGGAAGTAATCAGAGATCAGATCTGA
- the dhaK gene encoding dihydroxyacetone kinase subunit DhaK, producing the protein MKKFINDASQVEDQMIQGMVKAYPDHLRKLDCGNVVVRAQKKEGKVALISGGGSGHEPAHGGFVGEGMLDAAVAGAVFTSPTPDQIYEGIKAIATDKGVLMVVKNYTGDVMNFEMAADMAEAEGIPVQYVVTNDDVAVKDSLYTIGRRGVAGTIFVHKIAGAKAETGASLDEVHAVAQKVVDNVRTMGAAISPCIVPAAGEPGFELGNDEIEIGIGIHGEPGTHREKMRPADEIVDILLEQILSDLDYTGSEVALLVNGSGGTPLMELYILNNHIADVLAEKGIKVYRTMVGNYMTSIEMQGFSISLLKLDDEMKELLDAKADTPAWKE; encoded by the coding sequence ATGAAGAAATTTATTAACGATGCGTCACAGGTAGAAGATCAGATGATACAGGGGATGGTAAAGGCTTATCCGGATCACCTGAGAAAACTGGATTGTGGGAATGTGGTAGTACGTGCGCAGAAGAAGGAAGGAAAAGTGGCTCTGATCAGCGGAGGTGGTAGCGGACATGAACCGGCTCACGGTGGTTTTGTGGGAGAAGGAATGTTAGACGCTGCGGTAGCCGGAGCTGTATTTACTTCTCCTACACCGGATCAGATCTACGAAGGAATCAAGGCGATCGCCACAGACAAAGGTGTTTTGATGGTTGTTAAAAATTATACCGGTGATGTGATGAATTTCGAGATGGCAGCCGACATGGCAGAGGCGGAAGGAATTCCGGTACAGTATGTGGTGACCAATGATGATGTTGCGGTAAAGGACAGTCTGTACACGATCGGACGCCGTGGCGTGGCAGGAACAATTTTTGTACATAAGATTGCCGGAGCAAAAGCAGAGACGGGTGCAAGTCTGGATGAAGTTCATGCAGTGGCACAGAAAGTAGTGGACAATGTGCGGACCATGGGTGCGGCAATCAGTCCATGTATCGTACCGGCAGCTGGAGAACCGGGATTTGAACTTGGCAACGACGAAATTGAGATCGGAATCGGTATTCATGGAGAGCCTGGAACTCATAGGGAAAAGATGCGTCCGGCAGATGAGATTGTGGATATTCTGTTGGAGCAGATTTTGTCAGATCTGGACTATACAGGAAGTGAAGTGGCACTTTTGGTCAACGGATCCGGCGGCACCCCGCTTATGGAACTGTATATCCTGAATAACCATATTGCTGATGTACTGGCAGAAAAAGGAATTAAGGTTTATCGCACGATGGTAGGTAACTATATGACTTCCATTGAGATGCAGGGATTCTCTATTTCCTTATTAAAGCTGGATGATGAGATGAAAGAGCTGCTGGATGCAAAGGCAGATACACCGGCCTGGAAAGAATAG
- a CDS encoding TIGR03915 family putative DNA repair protein translates to MKKLFVCEDTLNAMYSAIYDAWRDSRTAGDNGIRLEGRYDTELFCEYVPVEVRVKKREAVEKMIWRNLGEEVAGELYLTLLSEADDKADVVLGTLQTARYLKEPGRILEYLSNDRVARVFELSRRVGNEAHMFIEVVRFRELKQGILFSEIHPENRILSCLGEHFSDRFPQENWMIRDKTHDSFLIHEKGKRWILAEQPEIREELLKETTEGEMFYAELYRRFCQTIAIRERTNLRCQQNHLPLRYRKDMVEFAEETRRNCL, encoded by the coding sequence ATGAAGAAACTATTTGTATGTGAGGATACGTTGAATGCAATGTATTCTGCGATCTATGACGCATGGAGAGATTCCAGAACGGCGGGGGACAATGGAATCCGTCTGGAAGGACGGTACGACACGGAATTGTTCTGTGAGTATGTTCCGGTGGAAGTCCGTGTGAAAAAGCGGGAGGCAGTAGAGAAAATGATCTGGAGAAATCTGGGAGAAGAGGTTGCCGGGGAATTGTATCTGACATTGCTCTCGGAAGCGGATGATAAGGCAGACGTAGTGCTGGGGACGCTTCAGACAGCGAGATATCTGAAAGAACCGGGGCGGATTCTGGAATATCTGAGTAATGACCGGGTTGCACGTGTTTTTGAACTGAGCAGAAGGGTGGGGAATGAAGCTCATATGTTTATCGAAGTGGTGCGGTTCCGGGAACTGAAACAGGGGATTTTGTTTTCGGAGATCCATCCGGAGAATCGGATCCTGTCTTGTCTGGGAGAACATTTTTCGGACCGGTTTCCACAGGAAAACTGGATGATCCGCGATAAGACTCATGACAGTTTTCTGATCCATGAAAAAGGAAAACGCTGGATCCTTGCAGAACAGCCGGAGATCCGGGAGGAGTTATTGAAAGAGACAACGGAGGGGGAAATGTTTTATGCGGAACTGTACCGGAGGTTCTGTCAGACGATCGCTATCCGGGAAAGAACCAATCTGAGATGTCAACAAAATCATCTTCCGCTCAGATACCGAAAGGATATGGTGGAATTTGCTGAAGAAACGCGGAGAAATTGTTTATGA